A genomic window from Hypomesus transpacificus isolate Combined female chromosome 15, fHypTra1, whole genome shotgun sequence includes:
- the tbx2b gene encoding T-box transcription factor TBX2b, with the protein MRDPVFTGTAMAYHPFHAHRPTDFPMSAFLAAAQPSFFPTLTLPPGALTKPMSDHALAGAAEAGLHPALSHHHQAAHLRSLKSLEPDEEVDDDPKVTLEAKDLWDQFHKIGTEMVITKSGRRMFPPFKVRINGLDKKAKYILLMDIVAADDCRYKFHNSRWMVAGKADPEMPKRMYIHPDSPATGEQWMAKPVAFHKLKLTNNISDKHGFTILNSMHKYQPRFHIVRANDILKLPYSTFRTYVFPETDFVAVTAYQNDKITQLKIDNNPFAKGFRDTGNGRREKRKQLTLPSLRMYDDQCKADRDGGDSDASSSEPTAGRDTVHSPSGPVSSPLRLSRTSRDEKTGTDSEQELDPERCTGSNSPGPEPPSPFNSRCEDRIRDRPNHEKKDEYSDARKHNDSIFSIRNLEKDKTESRHRKDATDLSKKDSDIGGISASKEGFSPLMVQTESPSHFTASHLQSLALSGLHSQQFFNPLNTGSPLLFHPGQFAMGPGAFSAMGMGHLLASVSGTSGLENGNLSAGAGGTPNPFPFHLSQHMLASQGIPMPTFGGLFPYPYTYMAAAAAAASALPATSTASSLSRNPFLSNSRPRLRFNPYQIPVSIPQSTNLLATGLPGGLNPGSESSKSGSRETSPAPEHHNHKAGSSVRNSSPKAALKDSINELQNIQRLVSGLESQRERSPSRESTK; encoded by the exons ATGAGAGATCCAGTTTTTACAGGGACTGCCATGGCTTATCACCCTTTCCACGCTCACCGGCCGACCGACTTCCCTATGTCAGCTTTCCTAGCGGCCGCGCAGCCTTCCTTCTTCCCGACGCTCACTTTGCCTCCAGGGGCACTGACAAAGCCGATGTCGGACCACGCTCTTGCTGGAGCCGCGGAAGCAGGGCTCCATCCGGCTTTGAGCCACCACCATCAGGCGGCTCACCTCCGCAGTCTTAAGAGCCTAGAACCCGATGAAGAGGTAGATGACGACCCAAAAGTCACACTGGAAGCCAAGGATCTATGGGATCAGTTTCACAAAATAGGAACAGAGATGGTTATAACCAAGTCTGGAAG GAGAATGTTCCCCCCTTTTAAAGTGCGAATCAATGGTCTTGATAAAAAAGCGAAGTATATTCTCTTGATGGACATAGTCGCTGCCGATGACTGCCGCTACAAGTTCCACAACTCGCGCTGGATGGTAGCTGGAAAAGCCGACCCTGAGATGCCCAAGCGAATGTACATTCACCCGGATAGTCCAGCAACGGGAGAACAGTGGATGGCCAAGCCTGTTGCTTTTCATAAACTGAAGCTGACAAATAATATATCGGACAAGCATGGATTT ACGATTTTGAACTCCATGCACAAATACCAACCAAGATTCCACATCGTGAGAGCCAACGACATCCTGAAACTCCCTTACAGCACTTTCAGGACATATGTATTTCCTGAGACTGACTTCGTTGCAGTCACAGCTTATCAAAACGACAAG ataaCACAGCTGAAGATAGACAACAATCCTTTTGCCAAAGGATTCAGAGATACCGgaaatggaaggagagagaaaag GAAGCAGTTGACCCTTCCATCACTTCGCATGTATGACGATCAATGCAAAGCGGACCGAGATGGGGGTGATTCGGACGCCTCTTCGAGTGAGCCAACAGCCGGCAGAGACACTGTCCACTCACCCTCAGGACCTGTGTCGAGCCCACTAAGATTAAGTCGAACCAGTCGAG ATGAAAAAACGGGCACTGACAGTGAGCAAGAACTTGACCCTGAGCGGTGTACTGGATCGAACAGCCCGGGACCAGAGCCGCCATCCCCATTCAACTCGAGATGCGAGGACCGAATTAGGGATAGGCCTAATCATGAAAAGAAGGACGAATATTCGGACGCCAGGAAGCACAATGACTCTATATTCAGCATAAGgaaccttgagaaagacaaAACGGAGAGCAGGCACAGGAAAGACGCCACTGATTTGTCCAAAAAGGACTCGGATATCGGTGGGATAAGCGCGAGCAAGGAAGGGTTCTCCCCACTGATGGTCCAAACGGAGAGCCCTTCACACTTCACCGCGAGCCATTTACAAAGCCTCGCTCTGTCTGGCTTGCACAGTCAGCAGTTTTTTAACCCTTTAAACACCGGATCACCACTGTTGTTTCACCCCGGACAGTTTGCCATGGGCCCGGGAGCCTTTTCTGCCATGGGCATGGGGCATCTTTTGGCCTCGGTATCGGGAACAAGTGGTTTGGAAAATGGCAACCTCTCCGCCGGTGCAGGGGGTACCCCGAACCCATTTCCTTTCCATCTATCTCAGCATATGCTGGCCTCTCAG GGCATTCCAATGCCGACTTTCGGTGGCCTGTTTCCTTATCCATACACCTACATGGCGGCCGCAGCAGCCGCGGCATCTGCCCTTCCCGCCACTAGCACCGCTAGCTCACTCTCAAGGAATCCTTTCCTGAGCAACTCGCGTCCTCGTCTCCGATTCAACCCGTACCAGATCCCCGTGTCCATTCCTCAGAGTACTAACCTACTCGCCACTGGCTTGCCAGGTGGCCTAAACCCAGGCTCCGAGTCATCGAAATCCGGCAGCAGGGAAACAAGTCCCGCGCCTGAACACCATAACCACAAAGCAGGCTCGAGTGTGAGGAACAGCTCCCCCAAAGCAGCCCTGAAGGACTCCATCAACGAACTCCAGAACATACAGAGACTAGTAAGCGGCttggagagccagagagagagatctcctTCAAGAGAATCTACGAAGTAA